The following DNA comes from Buteo buteo chromosome 7, bButBut1.hap1.1, whole genome shotgun sequence.
GCTTCCCCCAGCGTCCCTGCTGGTATCGGGCTGTGCCGTGAGCTGAAAACTCCCGTTTGTCTTTGTGTGCTTCCAGAAGCACCCTTGGGTGTCAGCAGCCGGCGAGGTTCTTCCTTACTGGGACCAGCGAGGAGGGGAGACGCTCCGGAGGGGTGTTTGCCAGCAGAAACCCGCAGCGCTTCCCACCAAAACCAGGGCCAGAAGTCAGACCCGTTTGCTCGCAGGGTCTTTGCTGGGCCCGGTGGGGAACCAGGGGCCAAAACCCCCGGGCAGCCCCTCGCAGGGGGGTAGAGCGGTGGTGGTCGGAGGGGCTGGAGGTTGCCCGGGAGTTTAGATGTGGGTCTGGAGGCCGGTTGTGCAGCCGCTAGATGGGAGTGCAAATATGAGTCCTGCCCGGTTCTTCCGCTGGCCTGCAGGAAGCAGGaaggggagcgggcagggggctggggtcAGGGCCCCCGGGCAGCCTGGCTTTGGGCGCTGAGGGGAGCGGGAGGTGCATTTGGGGGTGTAAAGGGAAGGCAGGGCGGTGAGGATGGGGCGGGGAAACTCGTTGGAGGGTTTTCTGTGTTCGTACGGGGACGCCTGCCCCGAAGGGCTCTGCTGAAGATAGCTGGGATGGGGATTCGCTCGCTTGCTGTGAGCAGGAGCCCAGCTGCAGGATTTGGGGCTGTTTGGCCCCAAAGGGAGACTAAACCCTCACCGTAACCACCCATCCCAGACACAGCCTGGGTAGCGTCTCCCCAGCGCGTGTAGCTCCGGGGCCAGGCACCACCCGTGTCAGGACGGTGCCAAATCCACTCTCCCATCTCCTCCGCAggtctcctctcctcctggccCTGTGGTGCTGcgtcctgggggggggctgaggaCATGGTGGTCCTGCGGGCCGGGCTCTGCCCTGGTCTCACCGAAGAGATGATCCAGCTTCTCAGGGCGAACGGCATCAGGACAGGTaacggagcggcggcggggtcTCCGTTTGGGGAATGTCATCCCCTGCACATTCGGGGTGGCACCATGCTCTCCTCCTGCGCGGGACCCGTCTGCCAGGCTGGGTGGTctgggctgtggggcagcccctggAAAATATCTCCCACCTCTGTGGCTTtggcttgcagcccagaagctGCAGTGGGGAGTTTTCTTAGAGCCCTGTAGAGAAAAGGAGGGTGGGCGCAGGTTGTCTGCCACGAGCACGCTGGGTATTGACTGCAGGagcctggggggctgcagctccAGTCCCTGTGCCAGGGAAAGGCACCCTGTACCCTGTACGGGTGGTATTGGTGCAATATCCCTCCTGTGTCCTCCTTGCTGGGTGTCTTCTGAGTCCCTCTGGGTGAATACGATGAGTCAGGACTTCTCCATAGGAGCAGGAGAGTGTTAGGACATGGTAGGGGTCTCTGCAGAGGCTCTTGGAGGGGCAATCAATTGATGGCTTCTAGAAGGCATTTCAGGAGAGTTTGTgaatttttccctctgaaaaatGCCCAAGTTCCTGGCACACTGTACCCTGGGCACCTCCTGCTCTtagagggggaaagaaagactTCAAGTGGATTCTTTACTTGCTCTGAGAAGTTGGATTAGAGCTGAGAAAAACACCATTTTATTCTTGTTAAATGGAGTCTGTGGGATCCTGTGGGTGCTGGAGCCATGGATTTTGTAATCCTTGTTTTCCCTATAAGAATTGCtttttaccacttttttttttcaacccgTAACATACACACCTGTCTGAAAAAATGAATCTTGGAGTGGTTCCTGGGAGCAGAGATGGGGCCGCTAGTTGTTCTAATTTCTGTGGCTTTAGCCCTTCCTGGCAtgctcagggctggcacttcAGGTCAGTCGCTAGCCCCGTGAGACTGTGGTACGCTGGCAGAAGGGGACTCTCTAGGCTGGCCCTAGCTATCAAATGGCACTGGGCAGCTCTTGAGCAAAACAAGGAGAATTTTTACCAGTTTCTCTCCCTGGTCTGTTTTGCAAGAAACAATTTGTTTTGCAATGGGTAGCAGGGCCATCTCGGAGGAAAAACTCCAATACTTCAATTTGTGGGGCATCCTGCTCGTCCACTTGAAGTGTTGGCAGAGGGCACGCACATTTTGCCTGTTGGTGCCCACAGGCAGGTTTTGTTTAAGCTGGTCGTGTTTGTGGTCTGTCCAGGTTTGGCTTCCAACTTCTTGTTCCTCATGTTATTTGCAGTGGTGGACTTTGTGTCATCAGACCTGGAGGACATTGCCCAGAAGTGTTCCCTGTCTTACAAGGTAAAGGGTGACTCTGAAGTCCTGGTACGTTAACTGGGGAGCTCAGAGCTCTTCAGCTCACGGCTTGGGTGGGCTTGTCTGGGGGAGGACCTTCTGCAGCAGATGTTTTTGGCCCTGGACTTCCTCAGTCCCATTTCCAGACATCTTTCTGCCCACCAGGCGCTGGTTGCAGTGAGACGTGTGCTCCTGGCCCAGttctctgccttccccaccAATGGAGCAGACCTCTATGAGGAGCTCAAGAGCTCCACGGCCATCCTGCCCACTGGGAGCCCAAGGTGGGTACGTTACCCGGCGAGCCAGCAGgtctgcctggggctgggcttgCTGCAAAAGGCCATGGTTGCCCAGTGCAGGCTTTGAATTTCAATGCGGTGATGCCCTGAGCAGGCTCAGTGGTGTCCAAACCATCCCCAgcagctattttaaaaacttccagccacagcctggctctgcctttTGTGAACAAGAGATGAGAATTCTTCATGTAAAGCCAGCCGGTCTGTGTCCCTTGAGGGAATGACATTGCCGTTGTCCTTGCACACCTTTTGCGAAGTGGTTGTGTGTCTCGCTTCCAGACTAGACAGCATGCTGCCTTCAGCCTTTCTCTTGAGGGCTCCAGAGAAGAGGGTTATGAATGTGGGGGGACTGTTGAGTGATGATGGTCCAAACTGTCTAGATCAGGCATGGAAATGAGTTACTCTATTGCATatccttatttcttcttttcccctgtcGCCTTGCTGGGTTGTTACAGTGACTATGCAGAGAAACCCTGGGTATTCAAACCTTGCTCCCAGGACCACAGCTCTTCTCTAGCTCAGGACTATCCTCTTGTAGCCCCCACGCTGCAGATCTGCTGTTGCCCACCATGTGGAGAGGGAagatgggagggaaggagcagagccTGAAACACTTGTCTGCATTTGGGAAGGGGACTCTAGGGACCAATATCTGGGGCCTGCTGCTTCCCGACACCCCTGCCGTTCTGGCTGAAGGGGTGTTGATAATCCCACCTTGTGTTCAACCTCTAGCCTGGACCAGCTGCTGGACTCCGGGCTGTACACAGGGGAAGTGACAGAGCTCATGGGACCGCCAGGCAGTGGGAAGACGCAGGTGAGTGGGAcggaggagagaggagaggacaaGTAGGGTGAAGATGATGCCTTCAGGTATGTGAAGCAGAGAGACCTGGGAGGTCTGGCTGATGCCCAGTCCCTGCCTCTCCAGGTGTGCCTGGGCATTGCAGCCAGCGTGTCTCTTGGCCTCAAGCAGCATGTCCTGTTTCTTGACTCCACGGGGGGGTTCACAGCCTCCCGACTCTACCAGATACTTCGAGCCCGGGCAGAGGATGGAGAAGAACAGGCAAGTTCCCCTGGCGCTGGTCCCTCCACTCGCACTGAAACTGCCTTGACTCTTGCCAGCAGACAACCCTCAGAGGTGGTTTGTCTGTCCAACTCTGCCTTTGTCCTCATGGGCTTTTTTGGGTCCAAACTCTTCCTCCCATGGCTGGGTGGGTGCCATGCTCAGGGACAGACACTGCactttggttttggggtttttttcctggagagaaggggagggcTTGCTGTAGTCACTCACACTTTGTTCCCTGAGCTCAATCCGCATTGCTTCTTCCATCAGTGCAATGGGGACAACGGTGTTCACGGGGTGGAGGCAAATGTGGAAGACCTAAGGGTCCCTGGCTCCATGGCATGGTATAAATGCAAAGAGCTGgtagcagctggagctggagggaaTGAGGCTGTTGGTGATACCACTTTGTGCCGCAGCTAGAGGCTCTGCAGCGGATCCAGGTGGTCCGTGTGTTCAACATCTATGAAATGCTGAGCGCCTTGCAGGAGCTGCGGGATCGCCTCTCCCAGCAGGTAGGAGCGAGGGTCTGggcccttctcccttccccagtgCTGCAAGGAGGGCATGAGGGCTTGTGTGCCTGATGAGTGACGCCAGATCACCCTGCCCTGGGGACTTTTGAGCCTCTGTGCAGCTCACGACCTCCAAAACTGCAGGATTTGTTACTCCACATTGCACAGTGCCTCCTTCTTCCAGGTTGTGAGCTCCATGGGACCTCTCAAGATCGTAGTGATTGACTCGGTCTCGGCTGTGATTTACCCGCTGCTGGGCGGCAAGCACTCAGAGGGTGAGTTGCTTCGTTAGGATGTGCAATGAGGTTGCAGACCTCTCTGCTCGTCCTGAAGAGCATCTTCCTTCCATGTGTGCTGTGTCTGGAGCTGGGGCAGGATGGATGTGGGTGCAACTGCTCCCAGCTTTTCCTTTGGGACTGGATAAAAGGAGAATCTGTTTGCAGTGTTATCAGCAAACATTCAAGCTGGCTGTGGCTGTGCAAACTCATGCTGGTGGTCTGAAACCCAGCCAGGGAACAGAGGAGGCACTGAACTGTTTGCACACAGACTAAAACCTCTGCTTACAGTGTCACAGATACATCATGGTTGCTGGCACAGTTTGCAAAGCTCCCCTGAGGCTCTTTCTGCCAGAAAGGACCATAAATCAGGAGTGAGGGGCTTTCTGCTGGCTGAGATGCCAAGGAGGCCCCTCAAATACCTTCCAGAGGGTCTTGCACACCTGGGTGGCAGCCAATGCTATCACAGGAGGTCCCCTTGAAGCCATGGGCTGTAGGAAATGAAGCTGTGAGCTGGAGTCCTGTACCTGGTAAATCAACCTGGCCAGCTTTGTCTGGAGCTCCTGGTGCTTTCGTAGGGTTTTTTGGCTTCAGAACTTCTAAGATGGGAAAGGAGGGGGTGGGACAACTTGGGAATTGCTCTGTCCATGCAACATCCATTTGGCCAAGGTGCCCTGGAGTGTGCAGTTGTAATGGGTACATTGGGGTGCTGGTAATAGAAATGGGTTGAAGGTGTCCATGAACACCAGCACTGGCACTAAATCTAGTGCTCATGCAAATCTGGATGTCACCTGCTTCCAAAATGCACTTTGGGGGTTGATCCCCAAACACCCAAAACTTTGTCCTCCACCAGGTTTGGCCATCATGATGCAGCTGGCCAGGGAGCTGAAGACACTAGCCAAGGAGTTCAGCCTTGCCGTTGTGGTGAGTGTTGCTGCACCTTGTCCTTTGCATGCTGGCGTGTGCCGTGGTGAGGAGCCCTGGAGAGGCTTTGGAGcccctgggaggggggggacccAGCTCCCAGCTAAGCAGGAGCAAGAGGCCTGTATCCCACGGTGCTCTGCTCCCTGATGTagctctgcttctctgcagcctgcagatATCTTGTTCCAGCAAGTGTGGAGCAAGAACAGGGCTGATTTGGTGCCTGCCTTTATTGCTGTCCTCAGCCAACAAGGCATTCACTTGATTGAGCAAGGTAGAGTTAAGTACAGACAGATTAAATGgttgtttgtatttatttttgataTAACACCATTCATTTAAGGGGCTGGCCAGCTTACTAAGTAACCTCTTGCTTAGTTACCttggaggagctgcagggcaTTGCATCATCCAGAAGGAGCTGGGGACTGGAAGGGGGCCCTGCTCTAGTCCTCCCCAGCTCTTGGCCAAGCAATTGCATTTGCTTCAATGCACCCGGACAAGTTGCTGTAACCACAATTAAAGTGTTTGAATTGGGAAGGCCACAACAGAAAATGGTGGTCTGCTGAACCTGGCACTGGAAGGCATTGAGACAGTCCTGCCCTTTGCTCTGATTAGCAATAAAGTGACAAGGACGGGGTGCCTGGAAGGACGCTTGGAGGCTCCAGGTTAAACTTTGCAGGTGGCTTCAGCACCAGGAGTCACTGCAGCTTGCAGAGAGGAGTGAGCTCCTACCTGAGTACATGTCTGGGACGGTTGTGTGGGATACG
Coding sequences within:
- the RAD51D gene encoding DNA repair protein RAD51 homolog 4 isoform X3 — translated: MVVLRAGLCPGLTEEMIQLLRANGIRTVVDFVSSDLEDIAQKCSLSYKALVAVRRVLLAQFSAFPTNGADLYEELKSSTAILPTGSPSLDQLLDSGLYTGEVTELMGPPGSGKTQVCLGIAASVSLGLKQHVLFLDSTGGFTASRLYQILRARAEDGEEQASSPGAGPSTRTETALTLASRQPSELEALQRIQVVRVFNIYEMLSALQELRDRLSQQVVSSMGPLKIVVIDSVSAVIYPLLGGKHSEGLAIMMQLARELKTLAKEFSLAVVPADILFQQVWSKNRADLVPAFIAVLSQQGIHLIEQGD
- the RAD51D gene encoding DNA repair protein RAD51 homolog 4 isoform X1; the encoded protein is MVVLRAGLCPGLTEEMIQLLRANGIRTVVDFVSSDLEDIAQKCSLSYKALVAVRRVLLAQFSAFPTNGADLYEELKSSTAILPTGSPSLDQLLDSGLYTGEVTELMGPPGSGKTQVCLGIAASVSLGLKQHVLFLDSTGGFTASRLYQILRARAEDGEEQASSPGAGPSTRTETALTLASRQPSELEALQRIQVVRVFNIYEMLSALQELRDRLSQQVVSSMGPLKIVVIDSVSAVIYPLLGGKHSEGLAIMMQLARELKTLAKEFSLAVVVTNQVTRESSTGPLKPALGRSWSFVPSTRVLLESKEATWEKATTQRVASLAKSSRQPTGIQVELDIGNGDVQELSPATPTQGL
- the RAD51D gene encoding DNA repair protein RAD51 homolog 4 isoform X2; translated protein: MVVLRAGLCPGLTEEMIQLLRANGIRTVVDFVSSDLEDIAQKCSLSYKALVAVRRVLLAQFSAFPTNGADLYEELKSSTAILPTGSPSLDQLLDSGLYTGEVTELMGPPGSGKTQVCLGIAASVSLGLKQHVLFLDSTGGFTASRLYQILRARAEDGEEQAKALQRIQVVRVFNIYEMLSALQELRDRLSQQVVSSMGPLKIVVIDSVSAVIYPLLGGKHSEGLAIMMQLARELKTLAKEFSLAVVVTNQVTRESSTGPLKPALGRSWSFVPSTRVLLESKEATWEKATTQRVASLAKSSRQPTGIQVELDIGNGDVQELSPATPTQGL
- the RAD51D gene encoding DNA repair protein RAD51 homolog 4 isoform X4; protein product: MVVLRAGLCPGLTEEMIQLLRANGIRTVVDFVSSDLEDIAQKCSLSYKALVAVRRVLLAQFSAFPTNGADLYEELKSSTAILPTGSPSLDQLLDSGLYTGEVTELMGPPGSGKTQLEALQRIQVVRVFNIYEMLSALQELRDRLSQQVVSSMGPLKIVVIDSVSAVIYPLLGGKHSEGLAIMMQLARELKTLAKEFSLAVVVTNQVTRESSTGPLKPALGRSWSFVPSTRVLLESKEATWEKATTQRVASLAKSSRQPTGIQVELDIGNGDVQELSPATPTQGL